The Halosimplex litoreum genome has a window encoding:
- a CDS encoding DUF7503 family protein has protein sequence MSQESTRLREFLEENPKWIGVTFSALLLLSQVGSVAAANGSSMTGP, from the coding sequence ATGAGCCAAGAATCAACGCGACTCCGCGAATTCCTCGAAGAGAACCCCAAATGGATCGGCGTCACGTTCAGCGCGCTGCTGCTGCTCTCGCAAGTCGGGAGCGTCGCGGCGGCGAATGGAAGTTCGATGACTGGTCCGTAG
- a CDS encoding transcriptional regulator, translating into MREANRTTRQRIADKLREQPMAAGTLANEFEVRTATALDHVEHISQSLEPTDETLLVAPPTCEECGFDEFDDLVNRPARCPECKSEAVAEPSFVIE; encoded by the coding sequence ATGCGCGAGGCGAATCGGACGACCCGCCAGCGGATCGCGGACAAACTGCGTGAGCAGCCGATGGCCGCGGGGACGCTCGCCAACGAGTTCGAGGTCCGCACCGCCACCGCCCTCGACCACGTCGAACACATCTCCCAGTCGCTCGAACCGACCGACGAGACGCTGCTCGTCGCGCCGCCGACCTGCGAGGAGTGCGGCTTCGACGAGTTCGACGACCTGGTCAACCGCCCGGCCCGGTGCCCCGAGTGCAAGAGCGAGGCCGTCGCCGAACCGTCGTTCGTCATCGAGTAG
- a CDS encoding helix-turn-helix transcriptional regulator translates to MTDAFQVSERRSVPPAEAFSLLGNELRVSILLELGDAKEGSQPRPLPFEELRRRCDVSDSGRFNYHLQELLGVFVREESDGYGLLYPGVILYQAIKADSFTDRTTVEPFPVDAGCSECDAGLEATYRNSMLVVRCGDCGALVFKYHLPPGAIRSNDPDAVLSAASVYARRDLLTVASDVCPTCASEMYHDVVPDDEKSSELEQAMPGPAVVHHCSYCKNFFCTDLPEILVYHSDVLPFVAANAPDLLTDPLWAVDACDPDDITVAERDPLRVTVPIEAGQERVDVTVDRSLSVLGVERA, encoded by the coding sequence ATGACCGACGCTTTCCAGGTCTCCGAGCGACGGTCGGTCCCGCCCGCCGAGGCGTTCTCGCTGCTGGGAAACGAGCTCCGGGTGTCCATCCTGCTGGAACTGGGCGACGCCAAGGAGGGCAGCCAGCCCCGACCGCTGCCGTTCGAGGAGCTGCGCCGACGCTGTGACGTCTCCGACAGCGGCCGATTCAACTACCACCTCCAGGAGTTACTCGGCGTGTTCGTGCGAGAGGAATCGGACGGGTACGGCCTGCTGTACCCCGGCGTCATCCTCTATCAGGCGATCAAGGCCGATAGCTTCACCGACCGGACGACCGTCGAGCCGTTCCCCGTCGACGCCGGCTGTTCCGAGTGCGACGCGGGGCTCGAAGCGACATACCGAAACAGCATGCTCGTCGTCCGTTGTGGTGACTGCGGCGCGCTCGTCTTCAAGTATCACCTCCCGCCGGGCGCGATCCGGTCGAACGACCCCGACGCCGTGCTGTCGGCGGCAAGCGTCTACGCCCGCCGAGACCTGCTGACCGTCGCCAGCGACGTCTGTCCCACCTGCGCGAGCGAGATGTACCACGACGTGGTCCCCGACGACGAGAAATCGAGCGAACTCGAACAGGCGATGCCCGGTCCGGCGGTCGTCCACCACTGCTCGTACTGCAAGAACTTCTTCTGTACCGATCTACCGGAGATCCTGGTCTATCACTCCGACGTGCTGCCGTTCGTCGCCGCCAACGCGCCCGACCTGCTGACCGACCCGCTGTGGGCGGTCGACGCCTGCGACCCCGACGACATCACCGTCGCCGAGCGCGACCCCCTCCGCGTCACCGTTCCCATCGAAGCGGGCCAAGAGCGGGTCGACGTGACCGTCGACCGCTCGCTGTCGGTCCTCGGCGTCGAGCGCGCATGA
- a CDS encoding Hvo_1808 family surface protein produces the protein MAGFGSESRLRLALAAVAVLALLAGCTAFESLGGGHPEGDPASDRIGWENGYWYDDPVNVTAGDGYNATEREAVVARTMARVERIRDLEFNSTVPVDVLSREQYLENRSGGGGNATYSRWNDQVWESLFIVGESSSYSNSSDETLGQSVQGYYSPGEDAIVLVSDSPTPTIDRTTLAHELVHALQDQQFGFGADGETQDRQLANRGVTEGDARYVDVLYENRCGSEWACIPEPDAGGGGGSASSDYNRGLFLTIYTPYAAGSQFVDQVRAQSGWDGVNQLYDARPESTEQLIHPQLYPDEDPVNVTVADRSSGEWRRFDVDPVADTVGEASIYAMLVHNDAVDPENRYGYDAEPSAGWGGDSVVPYTNGEAGAYVWETTWDSEGDAEEFHTAYLDVLESHDARNPRGNVYVVPDGEFADAFRVVRTGETVRVVNAPTADALSAVHSRSG, from the coding sequence ATGGCAGGGTTCGGATCCGAGTCGCGTCTGCGCCTCGCTCTCGCGGCGGTCGCCGTCCTCGCGCTGCTCGCGGGCTGTACCGCCTTCGAGTCACTGGGCGGCGGGCATCCGGAGGGCGACCCGGCAAGCGACCGGATCGGCTGGGAGAACGGCTACTGGTACGACGACCCGGTGAACGTGACGGCCGGTGACGGCTACAACGCCACCGAGCGCGAGGCCGTCGTCGCGCGCACGATGGCCCGCGTCGAACGGATCCGGGACCTCGAGTTCAACTCGACGGTGCCGGTCGACGTGCTCAGCCGCGAGCAGTACCTCGAAAACCGGAGCGGCGGCGGTGGGAACGCGACGTACTCGCGGTGGAACGACCAGGTGTGGGAGTCGCTGTTCATCGTCGGGGAGTCCTCGTCGTACTCGAACAGCTCCGACGAGACGCTGGGTCAGTCCGTGCAGGGCTACTACTCGCCCGGCGAGGACGCTATCGTCCTCGTGTCGGACTCGCCGACGCCGACCATCGACCGGACGACGCTGGCCCACGAACTCGTCCACGCCCTGCAGGACCAGCAGTTCGGCTTCGGCGCCGACGGCGAGACCCAGGACCGGCAACTCGCCAACCGCGGCGTCACCGAGGGCGACGCCCGCTACGTCGACGTCCTCTACGAGAACCGCTGCGGGAGCGAGTGGGCCTGTATCCCCGAGCCCGACGCCGGCGGGGGCGGCGGCTCGGCGAGCAGCGACTACAACCGCGGCCTGTTCCTGACCATCTACACGCCCTACGCCGCGGGCTCGCAGTTCGTCGACCAGGTGCGCGCCCAGAGCGGCTGGGACGGCGTCAACCAGCTCTACGACGCCCGCCCGGAGAGCACCGAACAGCTCATCCATCCGCAGCTGTACCCCGACGAAGACCCAGTGAACGTGACCGTCGCCGACCGCTCGTCGGGCGAGTGGCGCCGCTTCGACGTCGACCCCGTCGCCGACACCGTCGGCGAGGCCTCGATCTACGCGATGCTCGTCCACAACGACGCCGTCGACCCGGAGAACCGCTACGGCTACGACGCCGAACCCTCCGCCGGCTGGGGCGGCGACAGCGTCGTCCCCTACACGAACGGGGAGGCCGGCGCCTACGTCTGGGAGACCACCTGGGACTCCGAGGGCGACGCCGAGGAGTTCCACACCGCGTATCTCGACGTACTGGAGTCTCACGACGCCCGCAATCCCCGCGGGAACGTCTACGTCGTCCCCGACGGCGAGTTCGCCGACGCGTTCCGCGTCGTTCGGACCGGCGAGACGGTCCGGGTCGTCAACGCACCGACCGCGGACGCGCTGAGCGCCGTTCACTCGCGGTCGGGATAG
- a CDS encoding nicotinate phosphoribosyltransferase, producing MTDESGFDIVPPEAIADGRATDAYFDRTVETLEHADRNPHVVAEVTADQFATGEWELLAGVKDAARLFEGRDVDVDAIREGRLFDGGPVMRIEGPYLEFCRLETALLGFLSHATGVATAALEARRAAPDSTVLSFGSRHVHPSIGAMVERSALLGGLDGFSNVAAGEVLGREAGGTMPHALLICFGRGEQEAAWQAFDEAAGSDVPRVALVDTYSDEVDEAVRAAEAVDALESVRLDTTGSRRGDFEHIVREVRWTLDAEGFDDVGIFASGGLGPRQLRELREHVAGFGVGSHVSNAEPTDFSLDIVELEGDLAAKRGKLTGTKEVYRTDDGGHHVALADGSATGGPTAPPADGERLLQPLVRDGELVREFDLDAAVDRAAEDADTVGFEALADDGD from the coding sequence ATGACCGACGAGTCGGGCTTCGATATCGTCCCGCCGGAAGCCATCGCCGACGGACGGGCCACCGACGCCTACTTCGACCGGACGGTCGAGACGCTGGAGCACGCCGACCGCAACCCCCACGTCGTCGCCGAGGTGACCGCCGACCAGTTCGCCACCGGCGAGTGGGAACTGCTCGCGGGCGTGAAAGACGCCGCCCGCCTGTTCGAGGGCCGTGACGTGGACGTGGACGCCATCCGCGAGGGCCGGCTGTTCGACGGCGGGCCAGTCATGCGCATCGAAGGGCCGTATCTGGAGTTCTGTCGCCTCGAAACCGCGCTGCTCGGGTTCCTCTCGCACGCGACGGGCGTCGCGACCGCCGCGCTCGAAGCTCGCCGCGCCGCTCCGGACTCGACCGTTCTCAGCTTCGGCTCGCGCCACGTCCACCCCTCGATCGGCGCGATGGTCGAGCGCTCGGCGCTTTTGGGCGGGCTCGACGGCTTCTCGAACGTCGCCGCCGGCGAGGTGCTCGGCCGCGAGGCCGGCGGGACGATGCCCCACGCGCTGCTCATCTGCTTCGGCCGCGGCGAGCAGGAAGCGGCCTGGCAGGCATTCGACGAGGCCGCCGGCTCGGACGTGCCGCGCGTCGCCCTCGTCGACACCTACAGCGACGAGGTCGACGAGGCCGTCCGGGCCGCCGAGGCCGTCGACGCCCTCGAATCGGTGCGGCTCGACACCACCGGGTCCCGGCGCGGCGATTTCGAGCACATCGTCCGGGAGGTACGCTGGACGCTCGACGCCGAAGGGTTCGACGACGTCGGCATCTTCGCCAGCGGCGGGCTCGGTCCCCGGCAGCTCCGGGAACTGCGCGAGCACGTCGCGGGCTTCGGCGTCGGCAGCCACGTCAGCAACGCCGAGCCGACGGACTTCTCGCTGGACATCGTCGAACTCGAGGGCGACCTCGCGGCCAAGCGCGGGAAGCTCACCGGGACGAAGGAAGTCTACCGCACCGACGACGGCGGCCACCACGTCGCGCTGGCCGACGGGAGCGCCACGGGCGGGCCGACCGCCCCACCCGCCGACGGCGAGCGGCTCCTCCAGCCGCTCGTCCGTGACGGCGAACTCGTCCGCGAGTTCGACCTCGACGCCGCGGTCGACCGCGCCGCCGAGGACGCCGACACCGTCGGCTTCGAGGCGCTCGCCGACGACGGAGACTGA
- a CDS encoding O-acetylhomoserine aminocarboxypropyltransferase/cysteine synthase family protein yields MTDPYAFGTRCVHAGQDVDPATGARAPPIYQTTSYVFDDADTAADRYALDDGGNVYSRFDNPTVSTLERRLAALENGTAAVATGSGMAALDAATSILARAGDNVVTAASIYGGTHSYLSNMGGRRGIETRFVDTLDPEAYAAAIDERTAYVHYETIGNPSLVTPPMEAIAEVAHERGVPVFVDNTFGTPALCKPLDHGADIVWESTTKWIHGSGTTVGGVLVDGGSFPWTEYPEKFPELGAPNDAFDGVTFAERFGDRAFAMAARQRAVRSLGDGQKPFDAWATLQGTETLELRMERHCENASAVADFLDDHDGVEWVTYPGLDSHETHDYASEYLEGGYGGMIAFGLAGGFEAGKRFCEETDLAQFLANIGDAKTLVIHPASTTHAQLTPEEQRASGVTPDLVRLSVGIEDADDVLADIDGAIDRANTSAGDGTPNAGDS; encoded by the coding sequence ATGACCGATCCGTACGCCTTCGGGACGCGCTGTGTCCACGCCGGGCAGGACGTGGACCCGGCGACAGGCGCGCGAGCGCCGCCGATCTACCAGACTACCTCGTACGTCTTCGACGACGCCGACACGGCGGCCGACCGGTACGCGCTGGACGACGGGGGCAACGTCTACTCGCGGTTCGACAACCCGACCGTCTCGACGCTCGAACGCCGCCTGGCCGCCCTGGAGAACGGGACCGCGGCCGTCGCCACGGGCTCGGGGATGGCCGCCCTCGACGCCGCGACCTCGATCCTCGCCCGCGCCGGCGACAACGTCGTCACCGCCGCTTCTATCTACGGCGGCACCCACTCCTATCTCTCCAACATGGGCGGCCGTCGCGGGATCGAGACCCGCTTCGTCGACACCCTGGATCCGGAGGCCTACGCCGCGGCCATCGACGAGCGCACCGCCTACGTCCACTACGAGACCATCGGCAACCCTTCGCTGGTGACGCCGCCGATGGAGGCCATCGCCGAGGTCGCTCACGAGCGCGGCGTCCCCGTCTTCGTCGACAACACCTTCGGGACGCCGGCGCTGTGCAAGCCGTTAGACCACGGCGCCGACATCGTCTGGGAGTCCACGACCAAGTGGATCCACGGCTCGGGTACCACCGTCGGCGGCGTCCTCGTCGACGGGGGATCCTTTCCCTGGACGGAGTACCCCGAGAAGTTCCCCGAGCTGGGCGCGCCCAACGACGCCTTCGACGGCGTCACCTTCGCCGAGCGCTTCGGCGACCGTGCCTTCGCGATGGCCGCTCGCCAGCGCGCCGTCCGCTCGCTGGGCGACGGGCAGAAGCCCTTCGACGCCTGGGCCACACTCCAGGGGACCGAGACGCTCGAACTCCGGATGGAACGTCACTGCGAGAACGCGAGCGCGGTCGCCGACTTCCTCGACGACCACGACGGCGTCGAGTGGGTCACCTACCCCGGCCTCGATTCCCACGAGACCCACGACTACGCCAGCGAGTATCTGGAGGGGGGCTACGGCGGGATGATCGCCTTCGGCCTCGCCGGCGGCTTCGAGGCCGGCAAGCGTTTCTGCGAGGAGACCGACTTGGCGCAGTTCCTCGCGAACATCGGCGATGCGAAGACGCTGGTCATCCACCCCGCGTCCACCACGCACGCCCAGCTTACCCCCGAGGAACAGCGCGCCAGCGGCGTCACGCCCGACCTCGTGCGGCTGTCGGTCGGCATCGAGGACGCCGACGACGTGCTCGCCGACATCGACGGCGCCATCGACCGCGCCAACACGAGCGCGGGCGACGGAACACCGAACGCGGGTGACTCGTAG
- a CDS encoding Rieske (2Fe-2S) protein yields MDGTRIADVSDLSTDDTFLFRVRSVDDNAVASGDAALRSDERTADAADQPDGDAEPDGGEPVGDDATSATNDDGIAMPDDMQDDDDGVREAILLKLGGEDDDAEAVVCWLNYCQHMTHIKLDKGSGAPIRDGEVICVNHGALFAADSGECTYGPCEGAFLNELDVAVADGGVYLADEEFEYVGEGPVESDDDDLSSSSNVIL; encoded by the coding sequence ATGGACGGGACGCGGATCGCAGACGTGAGCGATCTCTCGACGGACGATACCTTCCTCTTTCGCGTGCGCTCGGTGGACGACAATGCCGTCGCGAGCGGCGACGCCGCGCTCCGCTCGGACGAGCGGACGGCCGACGCCGCCGACCAGCCGGACGGGGACGCCGAGCCCGACGGCGGCGAGCCGGTCGGAGACGACGCGACGAGTGCCACCAACGACGACGGGATCGCGATGCCCGACGACATGCAAGACGACGATGACGGCGTACGCGAGGCGATCCTCCTGAAGCTGGGTGGCGAGGACGACGACGCCGAGGCGGTCGTCTGCTGGCTCAACTACTGCCAGCACATGACCCACATCAAACTCGACAAGGGCTCTGGGGCGCCGATCCGCGACGGCGAGGTGATCTGCGTCAACCACGGCGCGTTGTTCGCCGCCGACTCCGGGGAGTGCACCTACGGCCCCTGCGAGGGCGCGTTCCTGAACGAACTCGACGTGGCGGTGGCCGACGGCGGCGTCTACCTCGCCGACGAGGAGTTCGAGTACGTCGGCGAGGGCCCGGTCGAGAGCGACGACGACGACCTGTCTTCCTCGTCGAACGTGATCCTGTAG
- a CDS encoding sugar phosphate nucleotidyltransferase, whose protein sequence is MDAVVLAGGYATRLWPITRHRPKMMLPVGDTTVIDRVLSELESDGRVDDVYVSTNERFAADFEAFLDDRDYEKPRLSIEDTTGEDEKFGVVGALGQLVDREGIDDDLFVIAGDNLISFDVSDFIDAYEDNGGTTLAAYDVGSREKAKSYGLVTLDGERVVDFQEKPADPASTLVSIACYVFPADQVRFEEYLEDGNNPDEPGWFIQWLVDNDEVYAYTFDEAWFDIGTPESYLTAVAYHLDGANRVADSATVDGTTLGENVHVLDGAEVVDSTLDDAIVFPEATIRDCDIRESIIDRETTLEDLDLAGALIGAHTTITNGDD, encoded by the coding sequence ATGGACGCTGTCGTACTCGCAGGTGGTTACGCAACGCGGCTCTGGCCGATCACGCGCCATCGGCCGAAGATGATGCTACCGGTCGGCGACACGACCGTCATCGACCGGGTGCTCTCGGAGCTGGAGTCCGACGGCCGGGTCGACGACGTGTACGTCAGCACGAACGAGCGCTTCGCCGCGGACTTCGAGGCGTTCCTCGACGACCGGGACTACGAGAAGCCCCGCCTGTCGATCGAGGACACGACCGGTGAAGACGAGAAGTTCGGCGTCGTCGGCGCGCTGGGCCAGCTCGTCGACCGCGAGGGGATCGACGACGACCTGTTCGTCATCGCTGGGGACAACCTCATCAGCTTCGACGTGAGCGACTTCATCGACGCCTACGAGGACAACGGCGGGACGACGCTTGCGGCCTACGACGTGGGATCGCGGGAGAAGGCCAAGTCCTACGGGCTCGTGACGCTGGACGGCGAGCGGGTGGTCGACTTCCAGGAGAAGCCCGCGGACCCGGCGAGCACGCTCGTCTCCATCGCCTGTTACGTCTTCCCGGCCGACCAGGTCCGCTTCGAGGAGTACCTCGAAGACGGCAACAACCCCGACGAGCCGGGCTGGTTCATCCAGTGGCTCGTCGACAACGACGAGGTCTACGCCTACACCTTCGACGAGGCGTGGTTCGACATCGGGACGCCCGAGAGCTACCTGACCGCCGTCGCGTACCACCTCGACGGCGCGAACCGCGTCGCCGACAGCGCCACCGTCGACGGCACCACGCTCGGCGAGAACGTCCACGTGCTGGACGGCGCCGAGGTCGTCGACTCCACGCTCGACGACGCCATCGTCTTCCCCGAAGCGACGATCCGCGACTGCGACATCCGCGAGTCGATCATCGACCGCGAGACCACCCTCGAGGACCTCGACCTGGCCGGCGCGCTCATCGGTGCCCACACGACGATCACCAACGGCGACGACTGA
- a CDS encoding DUF7504 family protein → MTVRVRGAADIGDATTVLLLAPDAYDHSTDACVTVLDRLGDRIDRAIPVTISLPAAEWLSQWERGADTGPPLAACVDVDRPTRSAAGAATADSTVPVERVVDPTDLEALGRRISDVLQRTADAGDRVGVAVHSLTGVLQHVDEPTAFKFVYTLGEVARRVDGIVVFHLDPGAHDDDTVETFRIVCDAVVDTDRGRSTAAGH, encoded by the coding sequence GTGACCGTGCGTGTCCGGGGAGCGGCGGATATCGGCGACGCGACGACGGTGCTCTTGCTGGCGCCCGACGCGTACGACCACTCGACCGACGCCTGCGTGACCGTGCTCGACCGCCTCGGCGACCGGATCGACCGGGCGATCCCGGTCACGATCTCCTTGCCGGCGGCGGAGTGGCTCTCGCAGTGGGAGCGGGGAGCCGACACCGGACCGCCGCTCGCCGCGTGCGTGGACGTGGACCGGCCGACGCGGTCGGCCGCCGGGGCGGCCACCGCCGACAGCACCGTCCCGGTCGAGCGGGTCGTCGACCCGACCGACCTGGAGGCGCTCGGTCGCCGAATCAGCGACGTCCTCCAGCGGACCGCCGACGCGGGCGACCGCGTCGGCGTCGCGGTCCACTCGCTGACTGGGGTGCTCCAGCACGTCGACGAGCCGACCGCGTTCAAGTTCGTCTACACGCTGGGTGAAGTGGCTCGCCGCGTCGACGGCATCGTCGTGTTCCACCTCGATCCCGGAGCCCACGACGACGACACCGTCGAGACTTTCCGGATCGTCTGCGACGCGGTCGTCGACACCGACCGCGGCCGTTCGACCGCGGCCGGTCACTGA
- the metX gene encoding homoserine O-acetyltransferase MetX: MEVERDTVSLGEFEFECGRSIPELEVAYEAYGEFTGDNAVLVCHALTGSAHVAGRHPDDQTDGQARAWWDDIVGPGKAVDTREYYVLCANVPGSCYGTTGPESTNPETGEPYGTDFPAVTVTDWTEAQRRLLDELGIPHLHAVVGGSVGGMNVIEWAKQHPDHVERIAPIAAAARLDVQCLAMDAIARRAITTDDDWQRGDYYGDGPKPTDGLALARQIGHVMYLSKASMEQKFGRRAAGRDAARSFPTDPAAGFFPYRDVESYLDYNAESFVERFDANSYLYLTRAMDNYDLAAGFESDEDALAAFDGEALVMSFTADWHFTASQAEELAEALRGADVAAAHHLVESDHGHDAFLVEPESVGPPLSDFLADGVEGTAVTDTDEPPEDDDPSFAPVHTSLFSD, encoded by the coding sequence ATGGAGGTCGAACGCGACACCGTCTCGCTGGGCGAGTTCGAGTTCGAGTGTGGCCGGTCGATCCCCGAACTCGAAGTCGCCTACGAGGCCTACGGCGAGTTCACGGGCGACAACGCCGTCCTCGTGTGTCACGCCCTGACAGGGAGCGCCCACGTCGCCGGTCGTCACCCCGACGACCAGACCGACGGCCAGGCCCGGGCCTGGTGGGACGACATCGTCGGCCCCGGCAAGGCCGTCGACACCCGCGAGTACTACGTCCTCTGTGCCAACGTCCCCGGCTCGTGCTACGGCACGACCGGCCCCGAGAGCACCAATCCCGAGACGGGCGAGCCCTACGGCACGGACTTCCCCGCGGTGACCGTCACCGACTGGACCGAGGCCCAGCGCCGGCTGCTCGACGAACTCGGGATCCCCCACCTCCACGCCGTCGTCGGCGGCAGCGTCGGCGGCATGAACGTCATCGAGTGGGCGAAACAGCACCCCGACCACGTCGAGCGTATCGCACCCATCGCCGCCGCCGCTCGCCTCGACGTGCAGTGTCTCGCTATGGACGCCATCGCCCGCCGCGCCATCACCACCGACGACGACTGGCAGCGCGGCGACTACTACGGCGACGGCCCGAAGCCGACCGACGGGCTCGCGCTCGCCCGCCAGATCGGCCACGTCATGTATCTCTCGAAGGCCTCGATGGAACAGAAGTTCGGCCGCCGCGCGGCCGGCCGCGACGCCGCCCGGTCGTTCCCGACCGACCCCGCCGCCGGCTTCTTTCCCTACCGCGACGTGGAGTCGTATCTCGACTACAACGCCGAGAGCTTCGTCGAACGGTTCGACGCCAACTCGTATCTGTATCTCACCCGCGCGATGGACAACTACGACCTCGCCGCGGGCTTCGAGTCCGACGAGGACGCGCTGGCCGCCTTCGACGGCGAGGCGCTCGTGATGTCCTTTACCGCCGACTGGCATTTCACCGCCAGCCAGGCCGAGGAGTTGGCCGAGGCGCTCCGCGGGGCCGACGTGGCCGCCGCCCACCACCTCGTCGAATCCGACCACGGCCACGACGCGTTCCTCGTCGAACCGGAGAGCGTCGGTCCGCCGCTCTCCGATTTCCTCGCCGACGGGGTCGAAGGGACGGCCGTCACCGACACCGACGAACCGCCCGAGGACGACGACCCCTCGTTCGCGCCCGTACACACCAGTTTATTCTCAGATTGA
- a CDS encoding Hvo_1808 family surface protein: MRSALSAVVAGLVVLSAVAALPAAAAGDPVDAPTTDRSSNTVGASAAEALQSDDACAAAPVANGSSPENPDGDPLGWENGCWYNESIDVDRSDGLNDTELDAVVARGMARVEQIRELEFDETVPVEVVSREQFRANTSYDATTNGSLHQNVKWEAMLMVGEDTDAISVQESNTGASVGGYYSPTEERIVIVSENTTSPKMNEITLSQELFHALQDQRYNISSYDQYTEELHNARDGIIEGDGNFVDQLYSQRCAAGWDCLMPQTQPGGGGGSASVHQGLLLVTYQPYSDGPAFVRGIYESEGWEGVNAVYENPPASTEQTIHPEKYGEDQPTNVSFADTSGADWTVPTLENGTVDYAQFGEAGLATMLFYPFYDSGGQAAPVVDPRSFITGGSPDPLNYSTQYTDGWDGDRLYPYVTDDSAETNETGYVWKTVWDSEGDATDFVEGYSMLLDYYGAQPVDDSANTYRIADGPYGDAFYVNHTGTTVTLVNAPSVEGLSEVRAGAAPADGSTDGTDTATDSGGDDETATDAEETATDTATATDAPETDSDTATATEEPMANDGGAGDGGDGADEATDEPAETTASGGPGFGLAVALVALALAGLLAGRRE, encoded by the coding sequence ATGCGTTCCGCCCTCTCCGCAGTCGTCGCCGGGCTCGTCGTGCTGTCCGCGGTGGCCGCCCTCCCCGCCGCGGCCGCCGGCGACCCGGTCGATGCCCCGACGACGGACCGGTCCTCGAACACTGTGGGCGCCTCGGCCGCCGAGGCCCTCCAAAGCGACGACGCCTGCGCGGCCGCGCCGGTCGCCAACGGGAGTTCGCCCGAGAACCCCGACGGTGACCCGCTGGGCTGGGAGAACGGCTGCTGGTACAACGAGTCGATCGACGTGGACCGCTCCGACGGCCTCAACGACACGGAACTCGACGCGGTGGTCGCCCGAGGGATGGCTCGCGTCGAACAGATCCGCGAGCTGGAGTTCGACGAGACGGTTCCGGTCGAAGTCGTCTCCCGGGAACAGTTCCGCGCGAACACCAGCTACGACGCGACGACCAACGGGAGCCTCCACCAGAACGTCAAGTGGGAGGCGATGCTGATGGTCGGCGAGGACACGGACGCCATCTCCGTCCAGGAGTCGAACACCGGCGCGAGCGTCGGCGGCTACTACAGCCCCACGGAGGAGCGGATCGTCATCGTCTCCGAGAACACCACCTCGCCGAAGATGAACGAGATCACGCTCTCACAGGAGCTGTTCCACGCGTTGCAGGACCAGCGGTACAACATCTCGTCGTACGACCAGTACACCGAGGAGCTCCACAACGCCAGAGACGGTATCATCGAGGGCGACGGGAACTTCGTCGACCAGCTCTACAGCCAGCGCTGTGCCGCCGGCTGGGACTGCCTGATGCCCCAGACCCAGCCCGGCGGTGGCGGCGGGAGCGCCTCGGTCCACCAGGGGCTGTTGCTGGTGACTTACCAGCCCTACAGCGACGGGCCGGCGTTCGTCCGCGGCATCTACGAGTCGGAGGGCTGGGAGGGCGTCAACGCGGTCTACGAGAACCCGCCGGCGAGCACGGAGCAGACGATCCACCCCGAGAAGTACGGCGAGGACCAGCCGACCAACGTGAGCTTCGCGGACACCTCCGGGGCCGACTGGACGGTCCCGACCCTGGAGAACGGCACCGTCGACTACGCGCAGTTCGGCGAGGCCGGGCTGGCGACGATGCTGTTCTACCCCTTCTACGACTCGGGCGGACAGGCCGCGCCGGTCGTCGACCCGCGGTCGTTCATCACCGGCGGCTCGCCGGACCCGCTCAACTACTCGACGCAGTACACGGACGGCTGGGACGGTGACCGACTGTATCCCTACGTCACCGACGACTCCGCCGAGACCAACGAGACCGGCTACGTCTGGAAGACCGTCTGGGACTCCGAAGGCGACGCTACCGACTTCGTCGAGGGGTACTCGATGCTGCTCGACTACTACGGCGCCCAGCCCGTCGACGACAGCGCGAACACCTACCGGATCGCCGACGGCCCCTACGGCGACGCCTTCTACGTCAACCATACCGGGACGACCGTGACGCTCGTCAACGCACCCTCCGTCGAGGGGCTGAGCGAGGTCCGCGCCGGCGCCGCGCCGGCCGACGGGTCGACCGACGGGACCGACACCGCGACCGATTCCGGCGGCGACGACGAGACGGCCACCGACGCCGAAGAGACGGCCACCGACACCGCGACCGCGACCGACGCACCCGAGACCGATTCGGACACCGCGACCGCGACCGAGGAGCCGATGGCGAACGACGGCGGTGCGGGCGACGGCGGTGACGGCGCCGACGAGGCGACCGACGAACCCGCCGAGACCACCGCGTCCGGGGGTCCGGGCTTCGGGCTCGCCGTCGCGCTCGTCGCGCTCGCGCTCGCCGGCCTCCTCGCCGGCCGGAGGGAGTGA